One segment of Panicum virgatum strain AP13 chromosome 3K, P.virgatum_v5, whole genome shotgun sequence DNA contains the following:
- the LOC120700041 gene encoding auxin-responsive protein IAA30-like, with product MAADLGFEETELRLGLPGGGGGGVGDGEGTRSASGKRGFAETIDLKLKLEPAAAAVVEEEKEVVDAAKEAAAATEESPAGKMKRSPSQSSVVTAAASQPDPAEKPRAPKAQVVGWPPVRSFRKNIMSVQSEKGAGSKDADADKSSPAAGGGAAFVKVSLDGAPYLRKVDLKMYKSYQELSKALEKMVSSFTNGSCGSQGMNGMNESKLVDLLNGSEYVLTYEDKDGDWMLVGDVPWEMFVESCKRLRIMKGSEAIGLAPRAMEKCKNRS from the exons atggcggcggaCCTGGGGTTCGAGGAGACCGAGCTCCGGCTGGGCCTgcccggtggcggcgggggaggggttGGAGACGGCGAGGGGACAAGGAGCGCCTCCGGCAAGAGGGGCTTCGCCGAGACCATCGACCTCAAGCTGAAgctggagccggcggcggcggccgtcgtggaagaggagaaggaggtaGTGGATGCCGccaaggaggccgcggcggcgaccgagGAGTCCCCGGccgggaagatgaagcggtcGCCCAGCCAGAGCAGcgtcgtcaccgccgccgcctcgcagcCCGACCCCGCCGAGAAGCCGCGCGCCCCCAA GGCTCAGGTGGTCGGATGGCCGCCGGTGCGCTCGTTCCGGAAGAACATCATGTCTGTGCAGTCCGAGAAGGGCGCCGGCAGCaaggacgccgacgccgacaagtcctcgccggcagccggcggcggcgccgcgttcGTGAAGGTGAGCCTGGACGGCGCGCCGTACCTGCGCAAGGTGGACCTCAAGATGTACAAGAGCTACCAGGAGCTGTCCAAGGCTCTCGAGAAGATGGTCAGCTCCTTCACCAATG GAAGCTGTGGGTCCCAAGGGATGAACGGCATGAACGAGAGCAAGCTGGTGGATCTGCTTAACGGCTCCGAGTACGTGCTGACCTACGAGGACAAGGACGGCGACTGGATGCTCGTCGGCGACGTCCCATGGGA GATGTTCGTCGAATCGTGCAAGCGCCTTCGGATCATGAAGGGATCAGAAGCCATTGGCCTGG CGCCAAGGGCCATGGAGAAATGCAAGAACAGAAGCTGA